AGTGATGTGAAGATCGGAAAGGCAAGAGAACTTCTGCACAGGAACCTTGAGAATACCTATTATATCTCGGACCTTGTCAGAGAGTTGCGTGTCAACGAGAGGAGTCTGCAGTATCTTTTCAAAGAGCATCTGGGTATCTCTCCGAAGCATTACCTGAAACAGCTGCGGCTCAATGCCATAAGACAGGAGCTTTTGTCACTCAAAGATGTCGATGTAAATATCAAAGAGATCGCCAGGAGATATAACTTTTTCCATATGGGGCACTTTGCTGCAGAGTACAAAAAAATCTTCTCGGAGACTCCTTCCCAAACCCTTAAACAGTACGTCTCTTCTTCCTGAAAAATTCACTTTTCTTGCGTATTTGTGATATCTTTGCCTTTTTCATTGTGCTATAATAAAACCATATCCATATAAGGAGCGTAAGATGAAACAGGGTGAAGCCGGTCAAAGTCTACTCTTTCTTTTCGATGAGTATTGGTGGGCGCTTTTTATGATCGTTTTTGTGGCACTGCTTGTGAGTGCCTTTACACATCGTAAAAAACCGCATTGTGAAGGGGACAGGATCCTGCGGCACGACATCCCCGCAAGAGTGAGCCACTGGTTCAATGCCTTTGGTATATTGATACTTATTTTCACCGGCTTTATGCTCGGTTTTCTTTTCTTCCCCCGACATGTCGCCTACACAGAGGGCGCACAGCTGATGTTCAATCTCCATTTTATCGGTGCAATGCTCTTCCTCTTCGGTGCGGTCTACTGGGTAGGGAACACCTTTCTCTATCCCAGACGGCTTGAAGAGCATGCTCCCTATCTGGGATCCCTCAAAGATGCAGTTATCCATTATGCGAGTATGGCTGGATTGACCCGGAGCAAAGAGCGTCCGGTAGGGAAATATGAAGCTTCGGAGCGTCTGGCCTTTGTTCCTCTGACACTGCTGGCACTCTTTATGGGTGTTACAGGGCTTATCAAGGTCTCTGCCCATGTCTGGCATGTACCGGACGGACTGCTGCACTTTGCAACATGGACACATGACTGGTCGACGGTCCTGCTGACTGTTCTGGTCGTGATACATATTATCCTGGCAGCGGTCGTTCCGTGGGCTTGGCCGCTGTTCCGTTCCATGATAGACGGATATATCAGTGTCGATTTTGTCAAATCTCACCACAAAGGCTGGTACAAAGAGTTGACCGATGAGGGGCTGTGCCCGAGAGAAGAGAATGGCAAAGATGAGAATAAAGCAGAAAAATCCAAAGAGGTTAAACCTGAAAAAGGAGAGAGCGATGCAGTTTGATGAAATAACACCGCAATGTGAAGAACCGAAATTCGGAGGCATGGACAGACGGACCTTTTTGAAGACATTGGCGGCTGCCGGTATTGCTGCTTCCGGTGCAGGTGCAGCGTTCATGCTCCCAGGGACCAACCTGATGGTCATGCCCAACTCCAAAGGATACCTGGTCGTCGATATGGGGAAATGTATGGGCTGTGACACCTGTATGATGACCTGTTCTCTGGTACACCATGGTGAAGCCTCGCTTTCGCTGTCTCGTATCCAGATACAGCAGGATGCCTTCCAGAGCTGGCCAAATGACATCCATATGGCGGTCTGCCACCAGTGCGAGGATGCACCCTGTGTCAATGCCTGTCCGGTAGAAGCGGACCATGTCGATATCGTCCACGGGAATGTCAGAACGATCGATCCTGACCGTTGTATAGGCTGTACGCAGTGTATCGATGCCTGTCCGTGGCTGCCAAAGCGTCTGCAGTGGAACCCCGAGACCAAGAAAGTACAGAAGTGTGACCTCTGTGCCAATACGCCTTATCTGCGTGACAAAGGCGGTCCCGGCGGGACACAGTCCTGTGTGAAGGTCTGTCCGGTGGGTGCCATTGCCTATATCGACAAGATGCCTGACCAGAATGATCCGACAGCCTACAATGTCAACCTGAGGGACAAGGCGTGGAAGTCACTGGGAATGACGGATGAAGATATCGTAAGAGAAGGGTAGTAGATGTCCAAAGTACAGGAAGAAGAGAAAGATCCCCATTATGGATATACCGGGAAGATCCTTCACATCAAGCTGAATGAACTTTCCTACGAGGTCATCCCGACGGAGAAGTACAAACAGTGGGGCGGCGGCCACGGTATGGGATCGGCGCTTTTTTGGGACTACTGCGAAGACAAGACCATACAGGATGGCCGCAATGAGAAGAATGTCTGTATCGTAGCGGCATCACCATTTTCGGGAACACCGACGCCGAGTGCCGGCGGGCGCTGTGAAGTGGTGGGGGTAGGCGTAGGCCTGCAGCCCATCGGCTGGTTCACCCGCTCCAATTTCGGCGGTCGTTTCTCATCGATGATGAAATATGCCGGCTGGGATGCCGTGATGATCTCCGGAAAAGCACCCTATCCGGTATGGGTGGATGTACGCAATGATGCAGTACGTATCAAGAAAGCCGGACCGCTTTGGGGAAAAAGTACCAAAGAGGCGCAGGAGATGATCATTGGCCATGTAGGCAAGGACGGCAACAACTGGGGCTGGGAGCGTATGCCTTCGGACAAAGGGGTGGAGTATACTACCAAAAAACCGGCGATCCTCTGTATCGGTCCTGCCGGAGAGAACCAGATGGCGCAGGCATCACTCATACATGAGTCAAGCAACGGTGCGGGACAGGGCGGTTTCGGTGCGGTCTGGGGTTCAAAAAATCTCAAGGCGATCTCCTTCATCGGTACCAACGCTGTCAAGATCGCAGATCCGATGGCCTTGGTGGAGGCACGGTTCGCCACCAAAGAAATCTATGCGGCAGATCCGGAAAAGCCCGATGCCGCCTACTGGGGTCCATTGAGCGCCCCTGCCAAGCCTGTCATGTCCGTTGCGATGCCGACAGACAAGGCAAGGGTAAGCGCCTGCCACGGCTGTGTCAACGGCTGCCGGGGTATTTACAATTTGGGATATGGTAACCAGAACCACTGTAATGTCACCTCCTTTTATGCCCATCATGCACAGCGGTGGACCAAAGGCGACCGTATAGAAGCCTCCAAGATCACACTGCAGGCGGGAAGTATCTGTAACGAACTTGGGCTCAATACCTATCCGCTAAAGCATGGTCTGCCATGGCTCTGGTACCTGCATAAAAAAGGCATTCTGGGAAAAGGGAAGCAGATCCATACCGATATCGATTTCTCACAGATGGGTTCACTGGAGTTTGCCAAAGAATTTTTGCATGCACTGGCCTATGGTGAAGATATCGGAAAGGAGATCGCCTATAACGGCTTCGTACCCACGGCGATCAAGTGGGGCAGGGAAGAGGACTGGAAAAGCGGCAGGCTCAAGTTCACCTACTGGGGTATGCCGGAACACGGCTACGATCCGCGTGCCGAGCTGGAATGGGGCTTCGAGTCGCTGGTCGCTGACCGCGACATGAACTCGCACTGTATCAACTGGATCTTCTGGCATGTGAATGTAGCGGTACTCAGAGGACTCAGACCTCGTATCGATGCTTCTACGCTTGCCAAACTGGTGACCGACAAGATGAAACCGTGGGTCAAGTCGGAGAATGCCCTTAACTATGCAACGGACAATATGTACAGTGACGATGTGATGGACCTGGCACGCTGGCACCTCTTCTACACCCGGTACTGGAAGAACTCCGGGCTTCTCTGTGATTTCAGATGGGCGGACCTTTTCAACTCCAAACATCCCGAACTCAAAGGGGCGACCGCTTCCGAGGATGCGGGAGAGCACATCTTCTGGAATGCCATCACCGGTGAGAACCTGACCTTCAATGACGGCATCAGACGCGGACAGCGCATCTATCATCTGGACAATGCCATCTGGACACTTCAGGGAAGAAAACGCGATATGCTGAAGTTCGCCGACTATATTTACGACAAGCCTTTTGACAAAGGACATTTCCCCTTCTATATGTGGCCTGTCAAAGATGAGAACGGTGAGTGGATCTACCGTGATGTGATGCATCGCTCTCTCGATCGAGAGAAGATGGAGGAGTGGAAGACGCGTTTCTATACCAAGGAGAAGCTCGACCCCAAAACAGGCTGGCCGACGCAGGAGACTCTGGAAGCCTATGACCTTGGTTTTGTGGCCGATGAGCTTGAAAAGCACGGTAAAATGGGAGGTGCAGTATGAAGGCATTTATGACCCAAAAGGAAGCAGCACACCTGCTGCGCGAAGTGGATCCGGATGATATTTTGGTCGCTGCACGTATGCACTACCCCAGCGGTATCCATGACGAGTGGATCGATACGCTCGAAGAGCTGATGTGGTTTCTGCAGCCTGCATCAGACAGAGATATCCCCGGTGTAAGCATCGAAGGGCTTGCTTCGTGGATAGAGAATGTCGTGGGCGACACTGCGCTTGCCGAAGAGGTACGCAGCTGTGAGAAGAGCCACAGCAACTTTGTAGATGCCTGTGAAGCGGCTTACTACAAGGTGGAAACACGGGTGAAGCATCTGCAGGAGATCGCCCGGGGAGGTGTCGTATGAGACAGTTGCTGTTAAGTGCACTGCTTCTGCTTCCGCTTACCGTTGCAGCCCAGTCCGGCAAGACGCGTGTGTTGACAGCAGAAATAGCCTACGCGAAGCCGATGCAGTTCGACTATGACAAGGACGGAAAGATGAACAACATCCAAATGTGGGCGAAGATCGTCATCGACAAGACCGACAAAGGGTATGAGGGCTATTTCAGACGTTTCATGAAAGATGTCGATACAGGCAAGGCCGTATTGGGATATGCCGATATCAATATGCTCCCCGATCAGCCCTATGGAGAAAAGCTGCCTGTAAGCCAGGTGGAGAAGCGCGGCAGGACCGTTCTCTTCAAAGCCGGTTCGAAACACTATATCCTTATGGATGGAGGAGCGGACTATAGAAGCGATACCGCCATTGCCAATGACGGGAACAGAGATTATATCGTCGAACTCTATGACGGTGATATCAAAGTAACACAGTAAAGGAGGTAGCGTATGTCAAGCAAGAAGAAAGTCACACATGACCCGGGGTCACTGCCAGGGTATGCAGGGAAGATACTGCACCTGAACTTGAGTGATCTAAGTTATGAGGTCATTCCCACAGCAGACTATAAAGAGTGGGGTGGCGGACATGGACTGGGTACAGCACTCTTCTGGGACTTTTGTGAAGACAAGACCCTTCAGGACGGCCGTCACGAGAAGAATGTGGTGGTCGTGGCCAGTTCACCCTTCTGCGGTACTTCCGTACCGGCAGCAGGTGGACGCTGCGAAGTGGTGGGTATCGGTTACGGGCAAATGCCCATCAGCTGGTATACGCGTTCCAATTTTGGCGGACGCTACTCTGCCATGATGAAATATGCCGGATGGGATGCCGTGGTCATTTCGGGAAAGGCACCTGAACCGGTATGGGTTGAGGTAAGCAATGAGAGGGTGAAGTTCCATAAAGCGAAGACGATCTGGGGCAAAGGTACGAGAGAGACACAACTGGCCATCATGTCTGCACTTGATACAGACAATAACGGCTGGGGCTGGGAACCGCTTCCCGGCAAAGGGGACAAAGGGGTAGAATACTCCACACAGAAACCTGCCATACTCTGTATAGGCCCTGCAGGGGAGAACCAGACGCAGCTGGGCTCTTTGGTGCACGATTCGGGTAACGGTGCAGGCCAGGGCGGTTTTGGTGCGGTCTGGGGTTTCAAGAACCTCAAAGCAGTCTCCTTCTTCGGAACAGGATCGATCAAGATCGCCGATCCGATGGCACTGGTCGATGCCAGATTCCTGCAAAAAGAGATCTACGGGGTGAATATGGAGGAACCGGACATCCACCAGTGGGGGATGCTTGGACGGGTCTTTACCTCCACCTTTGTCGGACTACCCTCCAATAATCGACGTGCACAGGCCTGTATGGGGTGTGTGATGGGCTGTAGAAGCCGCTATGATATCGGCTACGGTAATGAAGTGAGCTGCCAGGAGACCTCCTGGTATGGTCACTATGCGGGCAAGTACGCCAAAGGCGATGAGATAGAGATGGCCAAAGTGACCATGCAGGTTGCCGAGTACTGTAACGATCTCGGGCTCAACTCCTACCCTTTCGAGCATGGGCTCGACTGGCTCGAAGGGCTTTGGCACAAAGGCATTTTGGGACCTGGCAAGCAGATCGAGAGCAAACTGAATTTCGATGAGATCGGTTCGCTGGAGTTTGGCAGGAAGCTGCTGGAGGTGGTCGCAAACCGTGAAGACATCGGAAAGGACCTTGCGGACGGTTTTGTACAAACGGCACACAAATGGGGCCGAAAACAGGACCATGATGACGGGACACTGCTCTTTCCTTACTGGGGTATGCCCGAGCATGGTTACGACCCAAGAGCGGAAGTAGAGTGGGGCTTTGCCTCCATCATGACCGACCGTGATATCAATTCGCATGAGTTCAACGCCCTGTTCTGGAAACCGACCATTGCTATTGCCTTCGGTATGCATCCGCGTATCGAGGCAGAAGAGATCGTCAATCTGGTTGCTGACAAGCTCAAACCCTATGTGAAGGGGCCGGAATGCCTGGACTACTCCGAGAACAATATCTACTCCGATGAGGTGCTCAATATGACGCGCTGGTTCATCCACTACAGCCGTTTCTGGAAGAACTCGGCACTCTTCTGCGACCTTCGCTGGGCAGACCTTTTCGATACCAATGCACCGGGGAATGTAGGCGCAACGGGTGATTCTCGTCTGGGCGAACAGGTTTTCTGGAATGCAGTAACGGGAGACACGATGAGCTTTGTGGACGGTTTGAGTATCGGACACAGGATCTATGTACTGAACAATGCCATCTGGGCACTGCAGGGCAGACACAGAGACCATGCGAAATTCGCCGACTATATCTATGAGAAGAAGCAGGAAGAAGCAGAGTTCTTCCCTTTCTATTTCTGGCCGTGTAAAGATGAAAAGACAGGCAAATGGTCCTATGAGGATGTGCTGCACCGACACCTCGACCGGGAGAAGTTCGAAGAGTGGAAAGACCGCTTCTACAAGGCGGAAGGACTCGACCCTGCAACAGGATGGCCTACAGCAAAGACATTGGAAGAGCTCGGGCTTGACCATGTAGCCCAAGAGCTTCAGAAACACGGAAAACTCGGAAAGGAGGCTTAGGATGCAATTTATCGATCAAAAAGAAGCAAAGCACCTGCTGAGAGAAGTACCGTATGAGGAGTGGCTGGTCATTGGCCGGATGATGGTACCCAAAGGGGTACATATGGCACGTATCTCCTCACTCGAAGAGTTGGAATGGACCATTCGTCCGACGGCAAAGACACTGGTCGCCATGCGTTTTGACAATCTGGAACAGTGGCTGCGAAAAAGTGTGGAAGACAGCTATCTTGCCGATAAAGTAGCCGCTGTCACTGCGCAGGATATTCCTTATGTCGAACAGAGCAAGACGATCTATGAGGCGGTACTCGAGCGGGTAAATATGCTTAGACGCATTGCTGACGGAGAGGAGGTGCATCATGTTTAGGTCTGCTGTGAAATTTGTACTCCCTCTGCTGCTGTGCTATACGCATCTGCCTGCGAAAGATAGCACTCCTGCACAGAAAGAGACGAAAAGTATCTTTGCAGCAATGGAGAAGCTGAAAAAAGGGGAAAAGGTGCTCCTCAAAGGAGAGGTCTTCTACTCTGAACCGATCCGTTTCGACTATGACAAGGATGGGGTGAAGAACAATGTGGTAATGGCTTCCAAATTCTTCATCAAACAGAAGGCAGACAGCAGTTACGATGGGTATATTCAGCGCTTTCTCTACGATATCGACAAGAAAAAACCGGTCACCTGGTATGCGAAGAAGAACATGCTTTCCGAACCGCCTGTAGGTATTGACACCGCGGTGAGCAATGTGAAACATGAGGGTAAGACAGTGAAGTTCGATTCAGGTACCTGGCACTTTACGATGACCGACGGCGGTGAAGGGTACATCTCTGACAAGATCATCGTCAATGATGGTATCCGCACCAAGCAGGTACAGATGTTCGGTGGGGATGTTGAGGTCTTTACGGACTGATCACAACAGTTTTTCAATAGGCAGCAGGGAGAAGAAGTCCACACTGAAACGTTTGCCTGCACCGGCTTTGGGTGCTTTGATATAGTATTTCTTCTCTCCCTTTTCCATACTTTCCCATACAATACGTTTCTTTGAAGAGCCTTTTGCCGTCGGCAGGAGCCTGAGCCTGTAAAAATAGTCGGTGTTGAGTACCGATTTGAGTTCTTTTTTGAGATGAGGAATAATGGGAGAATCTTTGATGAGCATGAGTACTTCGGTATTGAGCTTGTTAGAACGCGGGTCCATATTGGCTGAGCCGACAAGAAGCTGTTCATCATCGACGATGATCATCTTGGTATGCAGAGAGATGTGTTTGATTTTTTTTGCCTCTCTTCTGTTTTCGGGTACTTTATCGAGATAGGGTTTCAATTCATAGAGTTGTACGCCCATCTCCAGCATCGGTTCGATATATTTTTGGTAACCGCTGTAGACCATGGAGACATCTGTAGAGGCCATGGAATTGGTAATGACAGTGATGGGAATATTCTGTGCCCGCAGCTTTTTTAAAGCGTCCATCATTTGCGGACTGGGGATGAAGTAGGGAGAAATGAGAATGAGCTCATGGTCCACTGCATCCAGTGCCCCTTTGATACTTGTACTCAGGTGGGTCCGGCTGTCATTGGGGTCTGAGACCACTTTTTTGGGCAGGTCGAAATAGAGTGAAGCCTCTTTGGAGGCATAGAGGGGAATGGCACCTTTTTTCGCTTTTTTCAGGAAAGTGCTTTTTTTCATGTTATGTGCCAACGGGGTTTTAAGAAAGGCTGCGTGCAGTTGTTCCATATGTACCATTGTTTTTTGATAGTCAGCTGCACTGACCTTTTCGGAGATGATCTTCTTGTAGTTGACGGAGAGAGGACTGTTCCAGTAGATGTCGAACTCTTTGTAGACCTCGGGAGCCACTTTGCCTACAGCAAGAATATCATAGTCGATAAAGACTACTTCCTCCGTATCGGCAGCGAAGTATTCGTCACCGATATTCCGGCCTCCGAGTATGGCAGCATGTCCATCTACTGTGAAGGTCTTGTTGTGCATGCGTTTCCCCAGTCTGCCGACATCAAGTACCAGGGCAGCACCACGGAAAAGCGAACGGAAGCGGTTGGGATTGAAGAGTTTGATCTCGATGTTTGGGTGGCGTGCAAGGGTGACGACATCTTTGTCTTTCCCTGTAGTGGTAAGATCGTCTATAATCATACGAACCTTCACACCACGGTTAGCAGCCTGAAGCAGTCTGTAGGTGAACTCGTCAGCCGTAAGGTCGTCTTTGTAGATGTAGTACTGTACATTGATGCTTGTGGTCGCTTTGTCTATGAGATACAGTCTGGCGGCGAAGGCATCTGAGGGGTTTTCAAGCGAGTAGAATGAGGAGTATTTTTTCAAGGAGACGGAGGACTTGAATACATGCATCCATGCGGGGGTCCGTGAAGGTACTTCCGTTGTCTCTGTTTTGGTCTGTGGAAGGGTGGCATGTTTTGTTTCCTGGCAGGCAGTGAAGAAAAAGAGAGGCAGAAGCAGTGCTGCTACCCTGATAGTGATACGAGACACGAACACTCCTTGAGGTGTAATAAAAATTATTTTAACATAAGTTCACAGCAAGTTTGCCCATTTATGCTAAAATAAAAAAAAGATCATATGTAAGGAATCCAGGATGTCAAACACTATGAAAACAGTACTAATAGTTTTTTCTCTTCTCTTTTTCAGCGGTTGTGCCTCCCATGAGAAGTTCGTGCAGAGATACAACAGCTGGGTCGGACAGGATATCGATACCTTCATCAAAACGGTTGGCTACCCCGATACGACCTACAAACTGCCCAACCACAACACTGTCTATGTCTATTCGCGTTCACGTTTGGTGACCTATCCGAGTATGGGCTTCGGCTTTGGCGGGTACGGCTATCCTTTCGGATACGGTATCGGGTACAGTACGGCGGATGTCGAGCTCAAACAGTGTAAGCTCTACCTCGAAGTGAACAGAAAAGGGAAGATCGTCCGTTGGTCCTCACGCGGTAACAACTGCGTTTCCGAATAATACAGGGTATGAATATTGTAACCGAATAACATCTATATTTCGGTACAATCAACCGACAAGAAAGCCAATGCTGTAATTGACGGTTTCAATCGGCAAAAAGAAGGAAAATGTGTGAGTTTTAAGAATATTCAGGAACTGGAAAAGCGTCTCTGGAATGCAGCGGACGAGCTGCGGGCAAATTCGGGGTTGACGGCGGCGCAGTATTCTCAGCCGGTGCTGGGGTTGATCTTTCTGCGGTATGCGGAGCACCGTTTTGTCATTGCCAAAGCGCAGGTAGAAGCGAAGATGAGTTCACGCAGGCGCGGTGGGGACATCAAGACTGCCATTCAGGCGGAGGGGGCGATGTTCATCCCCGATGCGGCGCTCTACTCCAGACTGCTGGAACTCCCGGAGGGTGCGGATGTCGGCAGGGCGGTCAACGATGCCATGAAAGCGCTGGAAGCGGAAAACGAAGCACTCAAAGATACGCTTCCCAAGACCTACACTAAGTTCGATGATGACATTCTGGTGGGGTTATTGAAGAACTTTGCAGGTATCAAGTT
The window above is part of the Sulfurovum riftiae genome. Proteins encoded here:
- a CDS encoding 4Fe-4S dicluster domain-containing protein, whose protein sequence is MQFDEITPQCEEPKFGGMDRRTFLKTLAAAGIAASGAGAAFMLPGTNLMVMPNSKGYLVVDMGKCMGCDTCMMTCSLVHHGEASLSLSRIQIQQDAFQSWPNDIHMAVCHQCEDAPCVNACPVEADHVDIVHGNVRTIDPDRCIGCTQCIDACPWLPKRLQWNPETKKVQKCDLCANTPYLRDKGGPGGTQSCVKVCPVGAIAYIDKMPDQNDPTAYNVNLRDKAWKSLGMTDEDIVREG
- a CDS encoding cytochrome b/b6 domain-containing protein, which encodes MKQGEAGQSLLFLFDEYWWALFMIVFVALLVSAFTHRKKPHCEGDRILRHDIPARVSHWFNAFGILILIFTGFMLGFLFFPRHVAYTEGAQLMFNLHFIGAMLFLFGAVYWVGNTFLYPRRLEEHAPYLGSLKDAVIHYASMAGLTRSKERPVGKYEASERLAFVPLTLLALFMGVTGLIKVSAHVWHVPDGLLHFATWTHDWSTVLLTVLVVIHIILAAVVPWAWPLFRSMIDGYISVDFVKSHHKGWYKELTDEGLCPREENGKDENKAEKSKEVKPEKGESDAV
- a CDS encoding phospholipase D-like domain-containing protein translates to MSRITIRVAALLLPLFFFTACQETKHATLPQTKTETTEVPSRTPAWMHVFKSSVSLKKYSSFYSLENPSDAFAARLYLIDKATTSINVQYYIYKDDLTADEFTYRLLQAANRGVKVRMIIDDLTTTGKDKDVVTLARHPNIEIKLFNPNRFRSLFRGAALVLDVGRLGKRMHNKTFTVDGHAAILGGRNIGDEYFAADTEEVVFIDYDILAVGKVAPEVYKEFDIYWNSPLSVNYKKIISEKVSAADYQKTMVHMEQLHAAFLKTPLAHNMKKSTFLKKAKKGAIPLYASKEASLYFDLPKKVVSDPNDSRTHLSTSIKGALDAVDHELILISPYFIPSPQMMDALKKLRAQNIPITVITNSMASTDVSMVYSGYQKYIEPMLEMGVQLYELKPYLDKVPENRREAKKIKHISLHTKMIIVDDEQLLVGSANMDPRSNKLNTEVLMLIKDSPIIPHLKKELKSVLNTDYFYRLRLLPTAKGSSKKRIVWESMEKGEKKYYIKAPKAGAGKRFSVDFFSLLPIEKLL
- a CDS encoding aldehyde ferredoxin oxidoreductase N-terminal domain-containing protein is translated as MSSKKKVTHDPGSLPGYAGKILHLNLSDLSYEVIPTADYKEWGGGHGLGTALFWDFCEDKTLQDGRHEKNVVVVASSPFCGTSVPAAGGRCEVVGIGYGQMPISWYTRSNFGGRYSAMMKYAGWDAVVISGKAPEPVWVEVSNERVKFHKAKTIWGKGTRETQLAIMSALDTDNNGWGWEPLPGKGDKGVEYSTQKPAILCIGPAGENQTQLGSLVHDSGNGAGQGGFGAVWGFKNLKAVSFFGTGSIKIADPMALVDARFLQKEIYGVNMEEPDIHQWGMLGRVFTSTFVGLPSNNRRAQACMGCVMGCRSRYDIGYGNEVSCQETSWYGHYAGKYAKGDEIEMAKVTMQVAEYCNDLGLNSYPFEHGLDWLEGLWHKGILGPGKQIESKLNFDEIGSLEFGRKLLEVVANREDIGKDLADGFVQTAHKWGRKQDHDDGTLLFPYWGMPEHGYDPRAEVEWGFASIMTDRDINSHEFNALFWKPTIAIAFGMHPRIEAEEIVNLVADKLKPYVKGPECLDYSENNIYSDEVLNMTRWFIHYSRFWKNSALFCDLRWADLFDTNAPGNVGATGDSRLGEQVFWNAVTGDTMSFVDGLSIGHRIYVLNNAIWALQGRHRDHAKFADYIYEKKQEEAEFFPFYFWPCKDEKTGKWSYEDVLHRHLDREKFEEWKDRFYKAEGLDPATGWPTAKTLEELGLDHVAQELQKHGKLGKEA
- a CDS encoding aldehyde ferredoxin oxidoreductase N-terminal domain-containing protein codes for the protein MSKVQEEEKDPHYGYTGKILHIKLNELSYEVIPTEKYKQWGGGHGMGSALFWDYCEDKTIQDGRNEKNVCIVAASPFSGTPTPSAGGRCEVVGVGVGLQPIGWFTRSNFGGRFSSMMKYAGWDAVMISGKAPYPVWVDVRNDAVRIKKAGPLWGKSTKEAQEMIIGHVGKDGNNWGWERMPSDKGVEYTTKKPAILCIGPAGENQMAQASLIHESSNGAGQGGFGAVWGSKNLKAISFIGTNAVKIADPMALVEARFATKEIYAADPEKPDAAYWGPLSAPAKPVMSVAMPTDKARVSACHGCVNGCRGIYNLGYGNQNHCNVTSFYAHHAQRWTKGDRIEASKITLQAGSICNELGLNTYPLKHGLPWLWYLHKKGILGKGKQIHTDIDFSQMGSLEFAKEFLHALAYGEDIGKEIAYNGFVPTAIKWGREEDWKSGRLKFTYWGMPEHGYDPRAELEWGFESLVADRDMNSHCINWIFWHVNVAVLRGLRPRIDASTLAKLVTDKMKPWVKSENALNYATDNMYSDDVMDLARWHLFYTRYWKNSGLLCDFRWADLFNSKHPELKGATASEDAGEHIFWNAITGENLTFNDGIRRGQRIYHLDNAIWTLQGRKRDMLKFADYIYDKPFDKGHFPFYMWPVKDENGEWIYRDVMHRSLDREKMEEWKTRFYTKEKLDPKTGWPTQETLEAYDLGFVADELEKHGKMGGAV